In a single window of the Candidatus Cloacimonadota bacterium genome:
- a CDS encoding LysM peptidoglycan-binding domain-containing protein, whose protein sequence is MKKILIIIFSILSVSCSSQLKEVNNIDKPDIADSLKTQRLIEQYKIIFNNQQKEIDSLYQIVAELQDSINFLNSTIRIKNNAKFPDSLLFAGYRFDLTNERLRQKFIKCYKAELKYAYRYIPRSGKYFPVIEEILQQYNLPADMKYLATAESYLSPWAKSSVGATGFWQFMKSTAKYYDLQINQFVDQRMDIYASTKAACEYILWAHKSLQKMGADDLLLAICSFNAGLGNIQKAIKEQGGKNFFSLIQRMSETDDYIWRALAIKYISENEEKVFTKKFEREENLLSTCKTVNLTLKGYYKLDDWAQAQGTVIKKVWELNPWIKIYRRNRYKYSPINDVVVSPGIYTVFIPKNSIPDKNRLLYIEKQFLNKNEGYFAIEHVVKRGENLSIISKRYNTTVSELIRINGLPSTLIYPGQRLNLLSTHGKYYMVKKGDSLYKIAKKLGVPQQTLIKKNNLVIKNKGGKRIVYIYPGQKIYF, encoded by the coding sequence ATGAAAAAAATATTAATTATTATTTTCTCAATTTTATCTGTTAGTTGCTCATCTCAATTAAAAGAGGTTAATAATATTGATAAACCAGATATAGCAGATTCATTAAAAACTCAACGACTAATAGAGCAATATAAAATTATTTTTAACAATCAGCAAAAAGAAATAGATTCATTATATCAAATTGTTGCGGAGTTACAGGATTCAATTAATTTTTTGAATAGCACAATTAGAATCAAGAACAATGCCAAATTTCCTGATTCCTTATTATTTGCAGGTTATAGATTTGACCTCACAAATGAGAGATTAAGGCAAAAATTTATAAAATGTTACAAAGCTGAATTAAAGTATGCGTATCGGTATATCCCACGCAGCGGTAAATATTTTCCTGTTATTGAAGAGATATTACAACAGTATAATCTTCCAGCAGATATGAAATATTTAGCGACAGCAGAAAGTTATTTGAGTCCCTGGGCAAAATCATCTGTAGGCGCAACTGGTTTCTGGCAATTTATGAAATCTACAGCAAAATACTATGACTTACAGATTAATCAGTTTGTGGACCAACGAATGGATATTTATGCTTCAACAAAAGCTGCTTGTGAGTATATTTTATGGGCTCATAAATCTTTACAAAAGATGGGAGCAGATGACCTGCTTCTTGCTATATGCTCCTTTAATGCAGGTCTTGGGAACATTCAAAAGGCTATTAAAGAACAAGGTGGGAAGAACTTTTTCAGTTTGATTCAGAGAATGAGTGAAACCGATGATTATATCTGGAGAGCATTGGCAATTAAATATATATCTGAAAATGAAGAAAAAGTTTTTACTAAGAAATTTGAACGAGAAGAGAATTTGCTATCTACTTGTAAGACTGTAAACCTAACCTTGAAAGGCTATTACAAATTGGACGATTGGGCTCAGGCGCAAGGCACAGTAATTAAAAAAGTTTGGGAACTAAATCCATGGATAAAAATTTATAGAAGGAATCGATATAAATACTCACCAATAAATGATGTAGTTGTTAGTCCCGGAATCTATACTGTATTTATACCCAAGAATTCAATACCTGATAAAAATAGATTATTATACATTGAAAAGCAGTTTTTAAATAAAAATGAGGGATATTTTGCAATAGAGCATGTCGTAAAGAGAGGAGAAAATTTATCAATAATTTCAAAAAGGTATAATACAACTGTTTCTGAACTAATCCGTATAAATGGACTTCCCTCAACTCTTATTTATCCAGGACAGCGATTGAATTTACTTTCTACACATGGGAAGTATTATATGGTAAAGAAAGGTGATTCGCTTTACAAAATTGCAAAAAAACTGGGTGTTCCCCAGCAAACACTTATTAAGAAGAACAATCTTGTGATAAAAAATAAAGGTGGCAAAAGGATCGTTTATATCTATCCGGGGCAGAAGATTTATTTTTAA